One Aegilops tauschii subsp. strangulata cultivar AL8/78 chromosome 7, Aet v6.0, whole genome shotgun sequence genomic window carries:
- the LOC109755556 gene encoding U-box domain-containing protein 35: MSMEIQEEDSGETAPEMEAAGVSTVAIAVSGSRSSRHALKWALDKFVPGGRVLFRILHVRPPITMVPTPMGNYIPVSQVRDDVASAYREELEWQARNMLLPYKKMCAQRQVEAEAVLLESDDVPAAISEEIDKFNIGKLVLGSSSRSIFRRKLKGSKTATKISECIPSFCTAYVVSKGKLSFVRSATSDPCGTPKTISSSTVSSPSSRSLSSAPSECADRNGAAAVLFRQSSLSSQHDHALANINRRASPSGSGGSEISYHADTTLMANSHSIASGAQLSSSSSGDSVYKSFRRDSSPDIPDLQAAVSEIATNLKHSHDQDDLKLQIESMKVKLRHLQMLHECAHTEPVDSAQKLHNNLGIQRVEHEIKLREIDLTEEMVRRLLRRMEREEEEVAEREGQAIQSSSEQKATEGDGDHQNAGEINTGLKNAGRCLTEYNRYSWEHIQAATSSFSSDLVIGKGTYGTVYKAKFQHTVAAVKVLNSLEGFGTQQLQQELEVLGKIRHPHLLLLLGACPERGCVVYEYMENGSLDDALNHRRNGTPPLAWYDRVRVAWEVATAVAFLHSARPDPIIHRDLKPANILLDRNLSSKVGDVGLSTALLHHSGAGGGGGQQQSTMVRNTTPVGTFCYIDPEYQRTGAVSAKSDVYALGVVVLQLLTGRTSPLGLAHAVETALEEDGGDSFAEMLDATAGQWPPKEARELAALALRCAEMRRRDRPGLREHILPALERIKDVAARAARETKALLVRTASSAAAPGHFLCPILQEIMEDPCVAADGYTYDRKAIETWVSMKDKSPMTNLRLPSKSLIPNHSLRSAIMDWSSKNR, from the exons ATGTCGATGGAGATCCAGGAGGAGGACTCCGGCGAGACGGCGCCGGAGATGGAGGCGGCCGGCGTGAGCACGGTGGCCATCGCGGTGAGCGGGAGCAGGAGCAGCAGGCACGCCCTCAAGTGGGCCCTCGACAAGTTCGTGCCCGGCGGGAGGGTCCTCTTCCGGATCCTCCATGTCCGCCCGCCCATCACCATGGTGCCCACTCCAA TGGGCAATTACATCCCGGTCTCGCAAGTGCGCGACGATGTGGCATCGGCGTACAGGGAAGAGCTGGAATGGCAAGCGAGGAACATGTTGCTCCCTTACAAGAAGATGTGTGCTCAGAGACAG GTGGAAGCCGAAGCTGTTTTACTTGAATCTGATGATGTGCCGGCTGCTATAAGCGAGGAAATCGACAAATTCAACATTGGCAAGCTGGTCTTGGGCTCTTCGTCCAGAAGCATATTCCGAAG GAAgctcaaaggaagcaagactgcAACCAAAATATCCGAATGCATTCCAAGCTTCTGTACGGCATACGTCGTCTCAAAGGGCAAACTGTCATTTGTGCGCTCAGCTACATCTGATCCCTGCGGAACACCCAAGACCATATCTTCTTCAACCGTTTCTTCTCCTAGCTCCAGAAGCCTTTCCAGTGCACCCTCAG AGTGTGCTGACAGAAATGGAGCAGCAGCTGTATTGTTCCGCCAGTCTTCTCTGTCATCGCAGCATGATCACGCACTCGCAAACATAAACAGGAGAGCTAGCCCTTCAGGCAGTGGAGGCAGTGAGATCTCCTACCATGCTGACACAACCCTGATGGCAAATTCACACTCGATCGCATCGGGAGCGCAGCTCAGTAGCAGCAGCAGTGGGGATTCAGTTTACAAGAGCTTCCGAAGAGATAGCTCCCCAGACATCCCCGACCTGCAGGCAGCAGTTTCAGAAATTGCAACAAACCTGAAGCATTCTCATGACCAG GATGATCTGAAGCTTCAAATTGAGAGTATGAAGGTCAAACTGCGACATCTTCAGATGCTTCACGAGTGTGCTCATACTGAACCGGTCGACTCCGCTCAAAAA TTACACAACAACTTGGGCATCCAGCGCGTCGAGCATGAAATCAAGCTTCGAGAAATTGACCTGACAGAAGAAATGGTGAGGAGATTGCTAAGGCGAATGGAGAGAGAAGAAGAGGAGGTGGCCGAAAGAGAAGGTCAAGCCATACAAAGCTCTTCTGAGCAGAAAGCAACAGAGGGTGATGGTGATCACCAAAATGCTGGAGAGATCAACACAGGACTGAAAAATGCCGGACGATGTTTAACCGAGTACAATAGGTACTCATGGGAGCATATCCAAGCAGCGACTTCGTCGTTTTCAAGTGATCTTGTGATTGGTAAGGGGACATATGGAACAGTCTACAAGGCTAAGTTTCAGCATACTGTTGCAGCAGTGAAAGTTTTGAACTCCCTGGAAGGTTTTGGAACTCAGCAGTTACAGCAGGAG CTGGAGGTCCTGGGCAAGATCCGGCACCCTCACCTCTTGCTGCTGCTGGGCGCGTGCCCGGAGCGCGGCTGCGTGGTGTACGAGTACATGGAGAACGGCAGCCTGGACGATGCTCTCAACCACCGCCGGAATGGCACGCCACCACTCGCCTGGTACGACCGCGTCCGGGTCGCCTGGGAGGTGGCCACTGCCGTCGCGTTCCTCCACAGTGCTAGGCCGGACCCCATCATCCACCGCGACCTCAAGCCGGCCAACATCCTGCTCGACCGGAACCTCTCCAGCAAGGTCGGCGACGTCGGCCTCTCGACGGCGCTGCTCCACCACTCGGGTGCCGGGGGTGGAGGAGGCCAGCAGCAGTCCACGATGGTGAGGAACACGACGCCCGTGGGCACGTTCTGCTACATCGACCCGGAGTACCAGCGGACGGGCGCCGTGTCGGCCAAGTCAGACGTGTACGCGCTCGGCGTGGTAGTGCTGCAGCTGCTCACGGGGAGGACGTCACCGCTCGGGCTCGCCCACGCCGTGGAGACCGCGCTGGAGGAAGACGGCGGTGACTCCTTCGCTGAGATGCTGGACGCAACCGCCGGGCAGTGGCCGCCGAAGGAGGCGCGGGAGCTGGCCGCACTTGCGCTGCGGTGCGCAGAGATGCGGCGCAGGGACCGGCCCGGGCTGCGTGAGCACATCCTCCCAGCGCTGGAGCGGATCAAGGACGTCGCTGCCAGAGCCGCCAGGGAGACGAAGGCCCTTCTCGTCCGGACAGCATCATCGGCAGCGGCCCCGGGCCACTTCCTCTGCCCAATTCTTCAGGAAATCATGGAGGACCCATGCGTCGCCGCCGACGGGTACACCTACGACCGGAAGGCAATCGAGACATGGGTGAGCATGAAGGACAAGTCACCGATGACCAACCTCCGGCTGCCGAGCAAGAGCCTCATCCCCAACCACTCGCTCCGGTCGGCCATCATGGACTGGAGCTCCAAGAACAGATGA
- the LOC109755560 gene encoding cysteine-rich receptor-like protein kinase 25: MITVLLLILGFEPFVAAVNPLTQICYYRDSHLNESTYKANLELLSTALFSSASSTRTNLAKGFVGTDQDRIYGVVVCRGDGVVDACPSCITTAFQDVWRVCRNHKEAHILYKDCIVHISAKDLIYDSTVVLNRLLVFTDTTKHNMDPNIPSEVRAKYTDVSIDGNIKVLLQETAKQAAYNSTMMYATGRMDVYSTIPLLYSLAQCNLGLSPNDCWDCLDNIRSAAKSFFYQQRGEWIAGVWCNFRYSTYQFYEGQPMQHITLSGAVDPTTNMPAPKPAPGPVDLHRQKDETPSHKHKSKQDNILYVETFLKTLKGLDKLCLLSLGKLSSQEDEELVWGIGRSPEFKLFDFSEVSNATNNFSDENKLGQGGFGPVYKGQLPEGLEIAIKRLASHSGQGFTEFKNEVQLIAKLQHTNLVRLLGCCSQGEEKILIYEYLPNKSLDSFIFDETKRALLNWNKRKAIIEGIAQGLLYLHKHSRLRVIHRDLKASNILLDSEMNPKISDFGLAKIFSSNDIEGNTKRVAGTYGYMAPEYASEGLFSIKSDVFSFGVLILETIHGKRNSSFHKNGDFFNLLGYAWKLWKEERWLEFVDESIVSESHVSETMRCINIALLCVQENAADRPTTTSVVTMLSSESIALPEPKHPAYFHVRVTDEEPPSANDVTMSALQGR, encoded by the exons ATGATCACCGTCTTGCTGCTTATTCTCGGCTTCGAGCCATTCGTCGCTGCCGTCAATCCACTGACGCAGATCTGCTACTACAGAGACTCCCACCTGAACGAGAGCACCTATAAAGCGAACCTTGAGCTCCTATCCACTGCGCTATTCAGTAGTGCCTCATCCACACGAACCAACCTCGCCAAGGGCTTCGTCGGGACTGACCAAGACCGCATATACGGCGTCGTGGTGTGCCGCGGTGATGGCGTCGTCGATGCCTGCCCCAGCTGCATCACCACAGCATTCCAGGATGTGTGGCGGGTGTGCAGAAACCACAAGGAGGCCCATATTCTATACAAGGATTGCATCGTCCACATCTCCGCGAAGGACCTTATCTATGACTCCACTGTTGTGCTGAACAGGCTGCTGGTCTTTACGGACACCACAAAACACAATATGGATCCCAACATCCCCAGCGAGGTGCGCGCCAAGTACACCGATGTCAGCATTGATGGCAACATCAAGGTGCTGCTTCAAGAGACAGCCAAACAAGCAGCCTACAACTCGACGATGATGTACGCCACCGGCCGCATGGATGTCTACAGCACAATCCCGCTGCTCTACTCTCTGGCGCAGTGCAACCTGGGCCTATCGCCAAATGACTGTTGGGATTGCCTCGACAATATCAGGAGCGCGGCAAAGAGTTTCTTCTACCAGCAACGTGGTGAATGGATTGCTGGTGTGTGGTGCAATTTCAGGTATAGCACATATCAGTTCTACGAGGGTCAGCCCATGCAGCACATCACCTTGTCGGGTGCTGTAGATCCAACAACAAACATGCCAGCACCCAAGCCGGCGCCAGGGCCAGTTGATCTTCACAGGCAGAAAGACGAGACTCCCAGCCATAAACACAAGAGTAAGCAAGACAATATTTTATATGTTGAAACATTCCTCAAAACA CTGAAAGGATTAGATAAACTCTGCCTTTTGAGTTTAGGTAAACTAAGCTCACAGGAAGATGAAGAACTGGTCTGGGGAATAGGAAGGAGTCCAGAGTTCAAGCTTTTTGATTTTTCAGAAGTATCAAATGCTACAAATAACTTCTCAGATGAAAATAAATTGGGGCAAGGTGGCTTTGGTCCAGTATACAAG GGCCAGCTTCCAGAAGGTTTGGAGATAGCAATTAAGAGACTTGCTTCACATTCTGGGCAAGGTTTCACGGAGTTCAAAAATGAAGTCCAACTCATAGCCAAGCTCCAGCACACAAATCTGGTTAGACTGTTGGGATGTTGCTCACAAGGAGAGGAGAAAATATTGATCTATGAATATTTGCCAAATAAAAGCTTGGACTCCTTTATCTTTG ATGAAACTAAAAGAGCTTTATTGAACTGGAATAAACGAAAAGCAATTATCGAAGGAATAGCGCAAGGACTTCTATATTTGCATAAACACTCCCGGTTACGTGTCATACATAGAGATCTTAAAGCAAGCAACATTCTTTTGGACAGTGAGATGAATCCTAAAATATCAGATTTTGGGCTTGCAAAAATATTCAGTTCAAATGATATTGAAGGGAACACAAAAAGGGTTGCTGGGACATA TGGGTATATGGCTCCAGAGTATGCATCAGAGGGCCTCTTCTCGATCAAGTCTGATGTATTCAGCTTTGGTGTTCTGATTCTCGAGACCATCCATGGAAAAAGGAACTCGTCTTTCCATAAAAATGGGGACTTCTTCAACCTTCTTGGATAT GCATGGAAGTTGTGGAAAGAAGAAAGATGGCTTGAGTTTGTTGACGAATCAATAGTTTCAGAGTCACATGTATCAGAGACAATGAGGTGTATCAACATCGCATTGCTGTGTGTGCAAGAGAATGCAGCTGATAGACCCACCACAACAAGCGTGGTTACGATGCTAAGCAGCGAAAGTATAGCCCTGCCTGAACCTAAGCATCCAGCGTATTTCCACGTAAGAGTAACGGACGAAGAGCCGCCTAGCGCTAACGATGTGACAATGTCTGCTCTACAGGGCAGATAA